CTGTTTTCTAACAGCACATCCTCTTCACGGGCTTTAAGGTAAACATCCTTTGCCCTGGGGTAGTGTCTGTACTTGGTCCCCCATGAAGCCCACCTTGTTCTTCACTGGGGGATGCCACTATTGGGGGAGGAGCCTCAATTTCCCGGCTGTGGCTGAAGGCAATGAATGACTTCAGCCCTTCCATCTCTGCGGTGAAAGATGTCATTGACTGCCGGGTTCAAAATCTCAGGCCCCCGCTAACCTAGCCTGTCCCCTTCCAGCTGAAGAACGGGTTCTCAGCTCTCTTCGGCAAAGTACATAACCGACATACCCTGAGCCCTTCTTGGCTCCAAGGACAATCTCTACCCACCTCCCCAAGCCTCTCCCCGGGCCACCCCATCAGGAATGGTTTTGAAGAAAAACGCAAATCAGAACTAGTTTACATATCTTGGAAACCTAGACTCTATACTAGCGGCAGTGGCAGTCACTCCCCCCAATTCAAAAGCAAGAGGCGTTAATGCCCAGTACCTCTCCAACCCCTCCTCTTCTGCATCTGAAAATTATGGTCATGCCAACCCTGCTTGGTCCCCATCCCTGCATCTGCAGACGGGTTTGGCACTTCACATTGTGAAAAGCTGTCAACCACTGCCCTCTGAGAAAATGCCCTTGGCCGCCACGTGTCCTGGGCGGCCCTGCCTGCCTTCTCCCCCCCTCATttccttccccccaccacccagTCCCTCCCCGGTCCCAGCCCTTTAACTGTCAAGAGGGCGGACCCGAAAGACGTGGATGGTCCCGTTACTGAGGGACACAACCAGGTACCTGCCGTCCACCATGGTGGTCACCCGGGGCTTTTCCAGGCCGTGATAGGCCGTCAGGAAGTCGCCAAGCAGCGCGCCCTTTGGATCGAGGATCACTACCTTGTTGACCTCGCGAAGGGTCAGAAAGATGTAGCCTTTCTTATCCACGGATATGGAGCCCGGCTGGCAGCCGTGCAGGCCGGGTCCCCGGTACTCCCCAACCACCTGACCCAGCCCATCACAGACCACCAAGCTATTCTGCTGCCAATCAGACCCTACGAAATGGCCCTGGGGGCTGGTGGTCAGGAACACCAGCGCCCGCAGGCCCCGGTTGGCCTTGCCCCCGGGGATGAATCGCGTGGCCAGGCTGCCTTCCATGTTGTACACCTCCACGTGGCCGGATACGCTGACCGCCACCCGGTCCCCGCTCGGCATGGCGGCCACGGCGTGGCTGGCCTGGCAGAGGCTCAGCGCCCGGCGCCACTGCACCTCGCCGTTGTGGTTGATGAGATAGAGCCGCGCGGCCGCTGAGAAGGCCACGGCATCCTGCAGGGCGGCCACGCTGCATGGGGAGCAGCCCTCGGGCACGGGCACCGCGCCCCTGTAGTCGCCATTGAGAGAGAAGCGCTTCAGGGCCCTGTTCTGCTCATCCGCCACCAGGATCTCCCGGGAGCCAAAGGGACAGAGCCCAGTGATCCGGGGGGCGCGCTTGTCCCCCGGCATCCGCGTGGGGAAGCTGCAGAAAAAGATGGGCCTGGGCAGGAGGCCAGAGCCCTCCAGGTTTggcccgggggcggggctgggctcCCGGGAGACGGACTTGAGTCTGCCTTTGAACTTCCTCTTCTTGTTGCATCTGCCGCCCCTCGCAGCCTGGGTTCCTCCATCTTCTTGGGGTGTCTGGGCTCTGCCCTCTTTTGGGGTCTTGGCTCCATCTTCCTGGGGCGTCTCAGCTCTCTCCGCCTTGAGGAGCTGGGCTTCATCTTCTTGGGGTGTCTGCGCTCTGTCCTGATTTGGGGTCTGAACTCCATCGCTGCTCTGGGGCTGGGTTGCGTCACCTCCCGGGCTTCGGGCTCCATCCTTCCTGCTGTCcttctgcagctgctgctcctcaaAGGAGAGCCTCAGCAGGTGGCAGTTCTTGTCCAGGAGCCCAGGATGCAGTTCCAGCTGGGGCAGCTGGCAGGGAGCAGGCCCAGGCACCCAGGGACAGTCTTGCAGCTGTCGGAGCCGCTGGGCGATCGCCCCCTCCAGCGAGAGGATCTCAGCCTCGCGCCCCAGGCTGAGCACCCGACGGGCAAAGGCGGCCGCCTCCCTGGCCACCTGCTCCCGGCCCTCCAGCTCCCCCAGCCGCTCCCGAGCAGCCTCCTCGGCAGCCTCCACGTGGGCCCGCAGCTGCCCGAGCACCTCCTGCTTCTGGGCCAGGAGGGCCCTGAGGACCCCCTCGGCCGCCTCCTCCACCTGCATGACTACCTTGGCCGCCTGCTCCCGCAGCCGGGCCAAGGCTTCCTTTTCGGCCAGCCGGGTGGCCTCCAGCTCGGCCAGGTTGTTGTCCACGCCGGCCAGCAGCTCCTCGAGGCCTGGCCTCCGGGCGCGAACAGCCTCAGCCAGGGGCAGGCAGGGGTGGTCCAGGTGAGGGTCCAGGCGACACTCTCGGCACAGCAGCTGGGAGCAGGGCTGGCACAGGAAGCGCAGGGCCTCCCCGGGGTGCTGGGGACACTGGGCCGCCTGGCGCTCCCGGGCCTCCTCATCGTACCACCCCGcccggtagcccaccaggtccacCACCCGGTGGCTGTGGGTCTGCCGGGTGCACCGGTGCCCGTCGGCACAGGCCTGGCACAGGTCATCGGCGCAGTCCAGGCAGCGGGCAGTGGCCGGCCCCCCGGCGCTGGCGCCCCCCATCAGGGGGCACAGGGCACAGGCCGGCTTCCCCGCCCGCAGGTCGCCGCCGGCCCGGGCCTTCACCAAATCCAGGAGTCCGTTGACAAAGAAGTTGGTCTTGAAGGCGGCCACGCCGGCGGGCGGCACGGGCACGGACTCGCGGCACTCGGGGCATCGGAGGCGGCCGCCCTCGGCCAGCTGTGCCAGGCAGTCCTGGCAGTAGGTGTGCAGGCAGGGGAGTGTTTTGGGCACCTGCAGTTGCTCCAGGCAGATTTTACAGGCCAGGAAGTCGCTGCTCAGGGCCTCCAGGAGGGAGGGTGAGGAGCCCTGGGAAACCATTCTGCAAGCAAGAGGtcgaggtcagaggtcagagggcACTCCTGAAGCGGCCGCCCTctgccctcccacctctcccccatACTCAAGGGCCCCACCAGGTCTGGGGTCTCACCTGAATGGCCGGGAATTTTCTTGCCGTCTCTGGAGCTAAAGAACTGCTTCCCTCCTCCGTACAGACATTCAGAAATGCGAAAAAGTAAAGGCTGCCTTGGCGCGGGTCAGGCCCTTGTGAGATCTGAAGAGACCAAAAGGCCGGGCCTTAGCGAGCCCATGGGGTAATGATGGGTGCCCCTCCCTGCCCGCCCCGCTGTTGACAGGCCTTGTGGCGCATGGGGTGAGAGTCTGGTGTGAACAGCCCCTGGGCACCCTGCTGGGTGAGAGCTgccgggctggggtgggggggcagggaggacacAGCTGAGGGTCCAGAGGGGCAGAGTCCCCTTGATTCCTGGCAGGTGGGGCGGAACAACGGGCTTCAATTGCTGGGGCCCCAAGTCCCAGGGTCGGGTACACCTGCCTCCTGgaaccaccccccctcccccacagcagcagcagcagcatcacaggAACTGGGGGCCCCCCCCACTTCCTGCCCCGACTGCCCCGCAATGGGCTCTGGAGAAGTCAGAGGGGAGGCCGAGGGGAAGGGGCTGCCAGGCTCTTTCCTTCCAGCTTCTCGGACTCTGGGTCCGAGCCCCGGCTCCCCCagcccttctctctcccccagcCCTTTTCTTTCCGCCAGTCTTGCTGCTGGAGGCCTCCTCCTTTCCGAGGAGCCTCTGGAGGGTCGGAGTCACGTGAGGCTCCGTCTGTGAATGCCCCCAGCATCCGGCACAGTGGCCGGTGAAATACTTGATAAAGAAACTTGGGGCGTTTTCCCCAAACTTCCAGAAAGtaggggccgggggaggggggtgggcagcGCTGAGAGAGTGGGAAGGGGGGGGTCTTCCCAAGGAGACCTCAGCTCTCTGGCCCCGAAAAGAGGAGCCTCCCCTCTGCTCCCGCCCTCTGGGTCTccgtccccctcccctcccttcctcttcctccggccggctcccttcccccaccccctccattccacccctccctccagccgCCCCCCAAGCCCCCTCCTTACCTAGCTTGGGCTCCAGGACCCAGAGCTGGGggaccccccgccccgcccctcggaGGCCCTGATGCGGCTGTTGCCGGGCTcctgaaagagaaacaaaactgaaactAATTGTACTTCTGCAACTTCCGTCCCAGGCCCGGGACACGGACTAGAACGGCCGCAGGCCccgccctcttccctccccagcctggACCTCTTCCTCGGGGGGGCCTTCCCCCACTGGCGGGGCGCAGTCCCCGCCCGCAGGCTCCCGGGCTTCGTGGGGGCCGGGTCAGCTTTCGCGGCTGGAGTCTCCGAGGTCGGCCTGTCCGTTTGAGCCTGGGGATTTGCTCAGCCTGCTAAGTGTGTCTGTCGCAAGGGCACGGCAGCTGCCTGAGGATATCCTCCGAGGGAAGAAATGAGAGATCTTAGGTGATTCTCGGAGGCGCAGGGTAACCAGAGCCCGGGCCTCAGGCCAGGCTTCCAGGGCTGCCGCATATTTGCAAATCCAGCCCTAGGTGAGACCCTTCTACCACAATTCTTTGCTGAGATTTGGGAGGGAGCTCGAAATGAGGAATGGGCgagggctccctggaggaggtgtcCCTTGAGATGAGTCAGAAGAGTGCACAGGGGTTGGGGATCACCAGAGAAGAATGcagggaagggcattccaggaaTTGGGAACAGCGAGTTCCTGGACCCAGAGGAATGAGATACCACATACTCTGCTGGGGTTCCCAAGTAATTCAGGATGGTTTGTGGGAGAACTTATAGTTGCCAGGcggaaggatgggggaagagatagggagtttgggcacggacatgtatacactgccgtgtttaaaatggataaccaacaagtcCTACTTATAGCATAGGGcactcagtgttatgtggcagcctggattggaggggagtttagggaagattagatacatgtatatgggcttcccaggtggagcggtggtaaagaatccacctgccgatgctggagatgcaggagatgcaggttctatattccagggaagatcatctggagtaagaaatagcaacccactccagtactcttgcttggagaattccatggacagaggagcctggcgggccacaatccatggggtcacaaagagtcggacatgtctgagcacgcatgcacagatacgtgtatatttatggctgagtccctttgcagtCCACCTGTTATCACAATGTTGTGataacacaacattgctaatcggctgtaccccaatacaaaatttaaaaagttaaaaaataaaaaaggaacgaTGTGTGGGAAAGGAACGTGTTGGTAGTAGCAGATGATGTCACTGAGGAAGCAGCGGCTGGATCACAGAGAGTCTTATGGTCTACATGACAGAGTCTGAGATTTATCCCCAAAGCCAAAAGAAGCCACTGAAGGATATTTCCCCCAACACCTTCTGGAAATTATGAAGCACAAAGGAGTTGAAAAAATTGCAACAAACACCCCCATGTCTATCCCCTAGTTTCTGCAGTTAACACCTTGCCATAGTTGATTCATCACACAGCTACCCAGGTAGGCATCCGTTTATTCACAGGGACGGGATTTCAGGAAGAAACACAACCGGTGAGAACTCACTCTGGCATCAGCCAAGAGAACAGAGGGGAGCTTGTTTTCCAAGTGGAAAGCGGAGGGGTCTGAGCTGACACTACGCCACTAGGGGCAGggtgggcggggaggaggggagccTCAGGTGTGAGCAAGCTGGTGCAGGTGACAACAGCTGGGGTCTTGTAATTGGCTCTGCACGGGAGATGACAGAAGGAGAGTAGGAAGTCCTTTGGGTTTTGCAGGCCTGGAGGTCAGCACAGAGAGCTCGGCGGGTGATAACCCGGGCTTGTGACATTTCCGGACTTTTCCGGTGAATCCTTGGTTTTGATGAAGTTCGCGCAACAGAGTCCAAAGGAGAAGAGCAGGGCTGAGATGCACTAGGAAAAGACATTCAAGGGCAAGTGGGGGAAGGGCCTGGGGCGAGAAGAGGCTGAGGGGTACTTCCAGAGACGTAGGTGGAAATCCAGGAGAGAGAAGGTCCCACGAGCCTTGGCTGCAGGATGCTGCACCTCCAGAAGGGGGAGGCGGTCATCACGGCCGAGTGCTGCAGACTGGACGGTCAGCCATGATGAGCACAGAAAAACGTGCTGACCACGCGTGTCCCCAAGTGTGTGTACACACCTGCACATGCATACAGACCCTGTGTGTGCTTGTCTGTGCTCAGTCAAGGAAGATCTTCTGGATGGCtacctagtggctcagtggtaaagaatccgcctgccaatgtaggagacgagggttcgatccctgggtctggaagatcccccggtggagagcatggcaacccactccagtatttttgcctgggaaaccccatgggcagagaagcctggtgggctacagtccatggggttgcagaagagtcagacatgacagcaactaaagAACTTCAACAGCTGCTAGACAGCATGCCATATATATGTGCAATATACAAAGATCAACAAGATAGTTTCCCCACCCATGGGCAGTTTAtaatccctggtggtccagtggataggactttgtgcttccactgcagggggcacgggtcctatctttggttggggaattaagatacccctggagtgggttgccgtttccttcttcaggggatcttcccgacccagggatcaaacccacatctccttcattggcaggtgaattctttacccctagggCACCAAACGTAAcctgatttaatcctcacagtaacctCATAAGGTAGGTAGCATtcttgcccccattttacagatgaggaaacagtaatAGAATAagtcacccaaggtcacacaaaatGCTGTGGCAACACAGAGGGAAAGTTTGATTTCTCCTGGAATGgcggaggtggtggtggttgtgtgGGAATCAGGAAGTCTTCGTGAAAGAAGCAGCATTATAATGACCGCCCTTCCCTCACCCCAAACATTGAACAATTGTTTAAAGTGCCTACAGTGTGCAGCAGACCCCAGGAAATTGGTTTCTTCTGCTTGAAATCAGGCATCCAAATCAAGGGATAACTCAGCTTACAACTGAGTGGTTAAGTGTTACCATGGAGACCTGGCGAGAAGGAGGAGTTCCTTCCAGATGCTGGGGGTTCCTCAAGAAGCCTCTGCTGCTGGGTGTTCTGATAAGATGGGAGTTGCAGGTGGGTGGAGGGATGTGGCAGGAGATGGGAGCATGCAGGCAGAACAAACTTCACAATTTCTTGTTGAGAATCCTGAAAGATCTTAAGGTAATGGAGAGCCATTATAGAATTTTTATTAGGCAAGTTTGGACTTGTTCTGCAGGCACTTGGGGGCAAGATTAAAAGCAAAGGttttttatcttaatttatataaatatgcataatttaaaataaaatttaaaagactcatGTCATCATTAtaacaaaataacttttttttcctatgtgtatTTCCTCTGGTCTCTGTTCATGTAAGTATATTTTACacaactgtatatatatatttatacatatttgacATAGTTGTATTTATAGTGTACATGTACTTTTTGTCTACTTGTCAATCATAATACATATGCATCTTAGGGTTGGGAAATTCTCCTGAAGTATTTTGTTGATTCTCTCCCCTCTGCTTTCTCCGTTTTCCCATCTGGAACTTCCATCATTCAGATGTTGCATCTCCCAGATGgtcttctaattttatatttaatcttatttttttctttcttctttttttttttttttactactttctGGGAGGTTTCTTCTAACTTAAACTTTCGGTCCTTGTGCTTTTTCAAATCTGCTGCCACAATGCTAATTCATGAGTCCCTTTTATCGTTTATGTCTCTGAGGATGTAAATGATAGTATTGTTATTGTCATTGCTGTggttggtggtgtgtgtgtgtgtgtgtgtgtgtgtgtgtgtgtgtgtgtgtgtgtgtgtgagagtgtttTCTTCGTCTTGCACAGTATCTGTTACTTCCAAGTTGTGGTTTCCTTCccccctctttcccttccttcctccttctttaggtgactgtagtatttactgttttatagtttcttttgtttattttttaaattgttttatacttttaaattagcTTTCTGAAGTATAATTTATGTACAATGAAAACCATCAATTTACATGAAGAGCTCAATGATTCTTGCCAATGTATACAGTTAAATAATTACCAACACAATTACACTATACAATagtacaatataaaaataaggaaattgacATTGGCACGATGCTGTGAGCTTGACTACAGACCtcattcagatttcaccagttttcacGTGTACTcaagtgtgtgtgcatatgttgtgtatgtgtgtgctcagtcgctcagtcatgtccgactctttatgacctcaagggctgtagcctgccaggctcctctgtccatggaattttccagcaagaatactggattgggttgccatttcttattccaggggatcttcccaacccagggatagagcccccatctcttgtgtctcctgcattggccagtgaattctttaccactgcaccacctgggtaGCCCCCTGTTACTGGGTATAGGTCTATGCAGTTTTATCACAAGTATAACCACCATGCACCCACCACAATAATCAACACAGAACTGTCCCATTAACACAGAGAAACTGTGTTCCTTCTACACTGCCTTCTcttgtgttaaaaatatttttattgggacttccctgatggtccagtggttaagaatccgccttccaatgcagagggcacaggttctacccctggtcagggaactaagagcccacatttAGTGAGGTAATTAAGCCCAGGGGCTACAACTAGAGAACCCAATCAGAGAAGCCCCtgcgtgctgcaacaaagacagATCagccagaatatatatataaggtgTAACTGATAAATTCTTTACAATATTtctattgtattattttaattccaCTGTTTCTATGTTTCTAAGCTCATTTCTTGGTGATTGCTCTAGGAACTACAGTATGAATTTTTAACTTATGAGAAACTATTTCAGATTTATAATGACTTGAATTCAATAAAGTATAGCAATGTAGTTCTATTTCTTccccttctttattctttttgtcaaaTCTATTACATCTACGTGTGTTAAAAACCTGACAATATAGCcctataataattatttaaacaacttcatttttaaaagacagtaagagaaggaaagatatagaTCAGTGTTTTGATTTACCCACGAGTTTACCATTCCCTGTATTCTTCTTTCCTGTGACTTAAACCTACTATCCAGAGTCCTTCCTTATCAATCTGAAGGACTTCCTTCTGTAAAACAGGTTGACTAGCAACGACTTCCGTTTGTAATTatctgagaatgtctttatttttttaaattaaattttaaatgagaaatttatttaaacaagATGTTTAACTCAAAGAGAAAACCTTTCTTTAAAAGGAGTTTTCACTAAAGACAAAATACCATACATGTAACAActacatacttttaaaaagttacaaagtGGCCCTTGATTTTTATAATGACAAATGAAGAACATTGAAATTCTCCAAACAAGTTATgaagattttattattattttttgttgaataGCAAAAGCTAATAACCTTTTGAAATATGAAGATGTCTCCCCTGGTTTTTACTTTCTGCCAGCTCCCCTCAGTTTTCCAGAAGAAACTGACATGCAGGTCTCCCAggacattgttgttcagtcactaagtcgggtccaactctttatgaccccaagcttccctctccttcacaatctccccgagtttcctcaaattcatgaccattgagtcagtgatgctatctaaccatctcatctcacaGAATACTTAGCATTATTTCCCAGACAAGTATCATTAAAAAGAACCATTACATTCTGGAAGTAGTTATGCTTCCAATATAGTTTCAAATGAAATTATTAGATAATAGTCACTTAAAGTAAAATTATAGAGGCAGACACCACCTGGGGCCCTGCGACAACATGGGCTGGCTGTCTGCTTTAGGTTTGTATGTATCCTAAACCCATCAGGCTGGAGGTGTCCACTTTCTCTGAGAAGCATGACTGATGCTTATCTCTTGCTCCAAAGGAATCCTACCTCCCGCTGTCCAAGCAAGTCAGGTCGCAGTCTCCAAATGCCTGCTCACCTTCTGTATGTCAAGTTCCCAACGCAGTCCCAGTTTTCTTGTTGGTGTGAGTCTTGGAGTCACTCAGTCTTATAGCAACTAAAGTTGCTCTGAGTCATTCAAACTCCATCTGATCTCTGATCAGCCAGCCGTCATAGCCAGCACCAAAGACCCCGGGATCCGATGCCCAGTGACAGCAAAACCTGCCTGGCAACCCAGGTTGATAGTCGGttccttttatctttcacactccTCGACTTcaataatacttttttaaatctttttttttttttttaagatcccagcctcacagtggtaaagaagacTGCTCCTTGATGGTCAGAACCTTGTAAAATGTTGGGAGCATCTCTGAGATGAAACTTCACTTCCACTCATAGGCGCTGCAGGTGACATGTGTGAAGGGACTTTCTTGGCCTTGATCCTAGACTTAGGAGAAAAGGGTAAATAATCAAGACTTTTAAAGGTCCAAGCCAAGATTCCTTTAGAGCATTTGCACATAAAAGGTAAGCTTTTCATCTTAGTTTGTGTAATACCGCATACCTGAAGAGGCTGACTGGCTTAAATGTTCACCTCTTGCTGCACCTATGCAAACAGTCAGGCCAAAATTCAAGGAGGCACCTATGACTATTTTGACTATTCAAACTCTTGATCACTCCTTTCTCAAAACTTGTTCTGCTCTCGActgctcctccctctccctctgggaCCACGCCCCTTCTCGGGAGGTCCGTTCTGGTCTCTTCCAGCCAGGGCGAGCCTTAGGCTCCCCGCCCCATCCATCCTGAGCTGTCGTTCCCTCCTAGGCCCATCAGGGGGAGCTCTATCCCTGCTGAAGCTGCATTCTGGAACACGGTCCGTCGCCTTGCGGAGGGTACACACCACCTCT
The sequence above is drawn from the Cervus canadensis isolate Bull #8, Minnesota chromosome 32, ASM1932006v1, whole genome shotgun sequence genome and encodes:
- the TRIM56 gene encoding E3 ubiquitin-protein ligase TRIM56 translates to MVSQGSSPSLLEALSSDFLACKICLEQLQVPKTLPCLHTYCQDCLAQLAEGGRLRCPECRESVPVPPAGVAAFKTNFFVNGLLDLVKARAGGDLRAGKPACALCPLMGGASAGGPATARCLDCADDLCQACADGHRCTRQTHSHRVVDLVGYRAGWYDEEARERQAAQCPQHPGEALRFLCQPCSQLLCRECRLDPHLDHPCLPLAEAVRARRPGLEELLAGVDNNLAELEATRLAEKEALARLREQAAKVVMQVEEAAEGVLRALLAQKQEVLGQLRAHVEAAEEAARERLGELEGREQVAREAAAFARRVLSLGREAEILSLEGAIAQRLRQLQDCPWVPGPAPCQLPQLELHPGLLDKNCHLLRLSFEEQQLQKDSRKDGARSPGGDATQPQSSDGVQTPNQDRAQTPQEDEAQLLKAERAETPQEDGAKTPKEGRAQTPQEDGGTQAARGGRCNKKRKFKGRLKSVSREPSPAPGPNLEGSGLLPRPIFFCSFPTRMPGDKRAPRITGLCPFGSREILVADEQNRALKRFSLNGDYRGAVPVPEGCSPCSVAALQDAVAFSAAARLYLINHNGEVQWRRALSLCQASHAVAAMPSGDRVAVSVSGHVEVYNMEGSLATRFIPGGKANRGLRALVFLTTSPQGHFVGSDWQQNSLVVCDGLGQVVGEYRGPGLHGCQPGSISVDKKGYIFLTLREVNKVVILDPKGALLGDFLTAYHGLEKPRVTTMVDGRYLVVSLSNGTIHVFRVRPLDS